The Gossypium raimondii isolate GPD5lz chromosome 2, ASM2569854v1, whole genome shotgun sequence genome segment agGTCCCACTACGTTTAATATCTCATCACCGTCGACTCCCGACACGTGTCACCTTTTACGTCGCTAATTGgttccctttctttttattccttCTCTGATGTTTTAGTAAGTAAACTCTTGTTCGTTTAGTTTTTTTTGGGTAACAAAATCCATATGAACTTGGAGCAAAGCGAAGCAGGAAAACAAAGAAACCCAGTAAAAAGGTATGATCATAATCTTAATCTTCCATTGTTTCCttcttaatttcttaaaatttgttatatttgGTGATTGTCTCTTGTTtacttttgtttgtttcatccgcttttcttttgttttataaacTGAGCTGCTGCTTTTGAAGtgggttaaattttaatattttacatgaaaattcataattttagcTTTCAGCTGGAAATGTTAAGTTTTGCAATCAAAGAAATGAGGTTGTTGCATTAAAGAAATGGGGttgtttttgtttccttttccaGTGATCATTTCTATTAGTTTTTGCATGTCCATCCCTCTGATATCCAATTTGTTGAACTATGGTATATGCCAAGAAGAGTTAACAAAACTActaagaaagttaaaattttaatttagggtATACTTTAGAAATTGCTAAAATTCTAGAAACTTGATTGTTTTTTGTGGTCTTCTGTAAAGTATCTGCAAAGTTTCTTAAGGTTGTGACACATGGTTTCTGTTGTGCTTTCTAGACACTTGTCGCTTTACTAGACTGTGTTCACTGAATTCAATGtccttttttggttttttctcattctaactttatttttattagtctTTTGGGTTCTAGGACCAAGGAATTTATAAGCTTGAGTAAAAGGCGGTGGTGAGTAGAAAGGAAAGTGAAATGATAGGTGAAGAAAAGGTGCGAAGTGAAGACTTGAACTTGTGCTTTGAGAAGCTGATGATGGTTGCTGCTGGAAATAGTGGTGAAGGAGTTAAGAGGAAGGGTGCGGTGATCACTGAGTGGAAAGATATTCCTATGGAGCTGTTGTTGAGAATTGTTTCCCTTGTCGATGATCGAACTGCTATTGTTGCTTCTGGTGTTTGTAGTGGGTGGAGGGATGCTATTTGCTTGGGCCTTACCCATCTCTGTCTCTCATGGTATCTGTTTTTTCCAATGTTCAAAAGTACCAATATTTGTGTTTTTCGTTGTTTCCGTCAACaattgtttgatgtttatgTGCTTGTTTTGCAGGTTAGCTATTATTACCTCTAGAGTTCTGAACAGAACCAGGATTTACTCTAATATAAAGCAATAATTTGTAATTCATTTCCTGTTATTTGTGTGCTTGTCTCTAGCTCTAAGGCAAACCTTTTAGTAGTTTTGGACGCATAGCAGCCCATAGATTCATTTGCCTGGCCTTCTAAGATATGAATATTGCTGTTCTTTTATAGCTTCAAGGAGGTTAGATCTTTTTAGTACTAGGGCTTTTATAAAGTCCTTCTTGATGCTATATCCTTGGTGCTGCTCTCTATGAGTAATATCAATTCCAGATACAGTTCATATAAATCAATCCCAGCTTGGGAAATCTGAATTTTGAACTGAGTTGCTAGTTTTTCTCCAACTGGTTGGTAGCAGGAGGCCTAAACCGTTTTCTCATTAAGTGTCTGGGTTAACCTCATAAAGTTCCATTTTCAGTTAGCCCTTGATTATTGCCTTTACAATTGCCCGTGTCACTTTCTGTTTTAACTATAATTAACCAGAAAACTTGcattattttttgttgaagtACCATTCATTTGGCTatgcttttgatttttgaaCCTTCATAAATGATACGAgtttacaaataatattttggtcATTGTTCCCTTTTATGAATCTTGAAGAAAGTATTTGGTTGATTTAGGAAGATGTATTCAGTGTTCTCCAAGTTTGTAGCACCTAGTACGTTAGTTTCTGATAGGTAGGAtaacataatgcatgacttgaAAACACTCTCCTAATCGGGTTTATCaattcttaaatatatttatcaatgTATATTGGTGGTTATGGTAGTATTTTTGTGCCCCACCTGATGCTTATTAACTTGCTTAACATTTCATCTTAGTAGTAATGGTTAAAGCTTGTTTGATGTGGAGATCTTGAAATATCTTATATCTACCTTATTGGTTGGAAACTTTTTCATATTATGCTTGGCTGCATTTagatttgtcattttatttgtGGTAGTTTACTTCCTCGCTAAAATTGGGTTGTGTGGTATCTTGCTGCAGGTGCTGTAAGAACATGAACAACTTGGTTCTATCCCTTGCTcctaaatttaccaaattgctAACTCTCGTACTACGCCAAGAAAATCCGCAGCTTGAGGACACTGCTGTTGAGACTATTGCGAAATTCTGTCATGATCTGCAGGATCTGGACCTCAGCAAAAGTTTCAAGCTTGGTGATCGCTCATTGTATGCTTTGGCCCATGGTTGCCCTAATCTTACAAAACTTAACATCAGTGGCTGCACATCATTCAGTGATGAAGGTCTTGAATATTTGACTAAATTTTGtcgaaaactaaaaatattaaatctctGTGGATGCGTTAAAGCTGCAACTGACTGCGCATTGCAGGTAGGAACAATACTATTATTTACTTGCTGATTAGAAAATTGACTTACTTGATTCAGAAATATTGGTATAGGCTATTGGACAGAACTGCAATATGTTGCACTCTTTAAATCTGGGATGGTGTGACAACGTTGGTGATCTAGGAGTTACGAGTCTAGCATATGGATGCCCTGATCTCAGATGCCTTGACTTGTGTGGCTGTGTCCGCATAACAGGTATTGCTTTCATTGGGTTCATATTCGGTATTTACAATGTAGTATAACTTACTGCTGTGACATTGAAATTCAACATATTGTTTCAGTTCCAAATTCCAACACTCTAGCCTAATTCATCTCCCTTTGAAATTTGACATGGCATTTTGCTTCCACGTATATCTAGTGAAGTCTGGCAGCACCTAGTGCTAATGGTTGTCGGtagacaatttaaaattatgcattcGTATTCTCAAATGTGGATACCATCTATTTATTGACTTTAAATTGGCTTCCCTATAATCCAGTTTAAAACATATGTGAAGTTTGCATGAGAGTGGACTACAATATCAAGAAACTTTTACCGTCATTTCTAGCTTTTGAAGCAGGTTGATGTTCAGTCTTCGAATAACTAAGCTTGTTTACCATTTTCACTTTCAAGAACAGAAGGCAAACATTGCATGCTTTGAAGATGAAGACTGATCAGCTTTTACATTGTATTGCAGATGATAGCGTGATTGCTTTGGCAAATGGATGTCTCCATTTGAGGTCGCTTGGTCTGTACTATTGCCGGAATATCACAGACACGGCAATGTACTCACTGGCTCACAGCCGAGTGAAGAACAAGGCTTCAATCTGGCAGTCCATGAAGGGTAGATATGATGAGGAAGGTCTTAGAAGTCTGAATATAAGCCAGTGTACTGCACTAACTCCTTCAGCTGTTCAGGCATTATGTGATACGTTCCCTGCTCTTCACACCTGCTCTGGAAGGCATTCCCTCGTCATGAGTGGCTGCTTGAACTTAACGTCCGTGCATTGCGCTTGTGCAGTCCAATCACACCGCACACTAAACAGTATTCTCCATACAGCTCATTGAAAGGGGATGTTAAATCTAATATTGATATTGTAAGTAAATGTACTACAAGGTCTTAGAAATCTTCAGGCTTGTAATCTGGTCTGTTGAGTTGTGAATTATGCAGTGTTTCTCTTTCGGAAGCTAAACTTTGCCGTTTTCACATTGCTTGTGGTCTTAATGATGAACTTGGGACTTTCTCAatcgtaaatataaaattaattaaaacacatGATAAATGCACTgaaatttagatgaaattgaacACGAGAATCgcaatatttaaacaaatttataaagaatcttcattttatttaagtattaaataaaataaaaatttaaaataattaataactgTTCTTATAAagtgtttttttccttttaaacttttatataaaatgtataaaaaacaatttaaactcaaaatataacatgtgatttaaatttaaggcttcaaattcattaaattctttactttttttctcttattattgtttta includes the following:
- the LOC105783905 gene encoding F-box protein SKP2A, with the protein product MIGEEKVRSEDLNLCFEKLMMVAAGNSGEGVKRKGAVITEWKDIPMELLLRIVSLVDDRTAIVASGVCSGWRDAICLGLTHLCLSWCCKNMNNLVLSLAPKFTKLLTLVLRQENPQLEDTAVETIAKFCHDLQDLDLSKSFKLGDRSLYALAHGCPNLTKLNISGCTSFSDEGLEYLTKFCRKLKILNLCGCVKAATDCALQAIGQNCNMLHSLNLGWCDNVGDLGVTSLAYGCPDLRCLDLCGCVRITDDSVIALANGCLHLRSLGLYYCRNITDTAMYSLAHSRVKNKASIWQSMKGRYDEEGLRSLNISQCTALTPSAVQALCDTFPALHTCSGRHSLVMSGCLNLTSVHCACAVQSHRTLNSILHTAH